A region from the Natronoarchaeum mannanilyticum genome encodes:
- a CDS encoding 23S rRNA (uridine(2552)-2'-O)-methyltransferase — MAGKDHYYNKAKQEGYRARSAYKLKQLDAAENLIEEGDTVVDLGAAPGGWMEVAAEKVGAEGTVIGVDRQRIDDVEADAQVEYVRGDMTEESTREEVVEAAGKVDAVVSDMAPNMTGEYNLDAARSAHLARQAFETALEVLDSGGDFATKIFQGQDVDPLREDIDEEFKYVRTMAPDASREESSEVYLVAKGRLTAPVSPGDELEVEIEDVGGEGDGIASVEGFRLFVPGAETGETVRIRVDEIKERFGFAERID; from the coding sequence ATGGCTGGAAAAGACCACTACTACAACAAGGCCAAGCAGGAGGGGTACCGCGCCCGCTCGGCCTACAAGCTCAAGCAGCTCGACGCCGCGGAGAATCTCATCGAGGAGGGCGACACCGTCGTCGACCTCGGCGCGGCGCCCGGCGGGTGGATGGAGGTCGCCGCCGAGAAGGTCGGCGCCGAGGGGACCGTTATCGGCGTCGACCGCCAGCGGATCGACGACGTCGAGGCCGATGCGCAAGTCGAGTACGTCCGGGGCGACATGACCGAGGAGTCCACGCGCGAGGAAGTCGTCGAAGCTGCGGGCAAAGTCGACGCGGTCGTCTCGGACATGGCGCCGAACATGACCGGCGAGTACAACCTCGACGCCGCGCGCTCGGCCCACCTCGCCCGCCAAGCGTTCGAGACGGCGCTGGAAGTGCTCGACAGCGGCGGCGACTTCGCGACGAAGATCTTCCAGGGGCAAGACGTCGACCCGCTGCGCGAGGACATCGACGAGGAGTTCAAGTACGTCCGGACGATGGCGCCCGACGCCAGCCGCGAGGAATCCTCCGAGGTGTACCTCGTCGCGAAGGGACGCCTGACTGCGCCGGTCAGTCCCGGCGACGAACTGGAAGTCGAGATCGAGGACGTCGGCGGCGAGGGCGACGGCATCGCCAGCGTCGAGGGGTTCCGGCTGTTCGTCCCCGGCGCCGAGACCGGCGAGACGGTGCGGATCCGCGTCGACGAGATCAAAGAGCGGTTCGGCTTCGCCGAGCGGATCGACTGA
- a CDS encoding type II toxin-antitoxin system ParD family antitoxin yields MPKISVEIPQELLADLDDHVGDDGKYVNRSEAVRASIRKNLDILDEIDERHGRLDEE; encoded by the coding sequence ATGCCCAAGATAAGCGTCGAAATTCCGCAGGAGCTCCTCGCGGATCTCGACGATCACGTCGGCGACGACGGCAAGTACGTCAACCGCAGCGAGGCCGTGCGGGCCTCGATCCGGAAGAATCTCGATATTTTAGACGAGATCGACGAGCGGCACGGCCGACTGGACGAAGAGTAG
- a CDS encoding DNA polymerase sliding clamp yields MFKAIVSAETLGTALDSVSVLVDECKIHLEEDGIAIRAVDPANVGMVDLSLDAAAFESYEADGGLIGVNLSRLEDIVGMADSGQLVELELDEETRKLHIQIDGLEYTLALIDPDSIRQEPDIPDLDLPAEIVIEGADINRAVTAADMVSDHIALGVDADAEMFYVEAEGDTDDVRLELDREDLIDLQAGAARSLFSLDYLKDMNKAIAKDGEVTTELGEEFPVKMHFDIAEGQGNVTFMLAPRIQSD; encoded by the coding sequence ATGTTCAAGGCGATCGTCAGCGCCGAGACGCTGGGGACGGCGCTGGATTCGGTGAGCGTGCTGGTCGACGAGTGCAAGATCCACCTCGAAGAGGACGGCATCGCCATCCGCGCGGTCGACCCCGCGAACGTCGGCATGGTCGATCTCTCGCTCGACGCCGCGGCGTTCGAGTCCTACGAGGCCGACGGCGGCCTCATCGGCGTCAACCTCTCTCGACTCGAAGACATCGTGGGGATGGCCGACTCCGGCCAGCTCGTCGAGCTCGAACTCGACGAGGAGACGCGCAAGCTCCACATCCAGATCGACGGGCTAGAGTACACGCTGGCGCTGATCGATCCCGATTCGATCCGCCAGGAGCCCGACATCCCGGATCTCGACCTGCCCGCCGAGATCGTCATCGAGGGCGCCGACATCAACCGCGCGGTGACTGCCGCCGACATGGTGTCCGACCACATTGCGCTGGGCGTCGACGCCGACGCGGAGATGTTCTACGTCGAGGCCGAGGGCGACACCGACGACGTCCGCCTGGAGCTCGACCGCGAGGACCTGATCGACCTGCAGGCCGGCGCGGCCCGCTCGCTGTTCAGCCTCGACTACCTCAAGGACATGAACAAGGCGATCGCCAAGGACGGCGAGGTCACCACGGAGCTCGGCGAGGAGTTCCCCGTCAAGATGCACTTCGACATCGCCGAGGGGCAGGGCAACGTCACGTTCATGCTCGCGCCGCGGATCCAGAGCGACTGA
- a CDS encoding ABC transporter substrate-binding protein yields the protein MARDTDDADAPTRRDYLEYGGAVVGSGVLAGCLSSNGSGPTESTTDTTYTATMEPIGTLERDSVPQNFVGGWGAAADVMTALGQGEKIVAAEGPQFWFTGFYDKLPGVSVPDPDSLDRVLTEDWAVRKELLYQLDPDLLATDPNRYIAYYGSDEDEVEEIHDTIAPFFGNVSRRKRGDGWPNWPDGESYPYYTIPEFVERYGELFRASERATALNEFYRTAQEEMRSRVPSDSDKPTVTVLNARNNPETAEGFTVYNPYTGFEKTYGKKQYRDMEIVDAFDGKYDGQSGITIGYEGLLEADPDIIILHFAVNYRDWDGKDATQATVEELRSSSLGQKLTAVQEDNVFVGGTPYQGPIINLFQTEMLGKQLYPDEFGEWPGDVTDDRLPDVPEEEQLFDRDTLAEIITGDN from the coding sequence ATGGCGCGTGACACTGACGATGCGGACGCACCAACGCGACGTGACTACCTAGAGTACGGTGGAGCAGTCGTCGGTAGCGGAGTGTTGGCGGGATGTCTCAGCTCCAACGGCTCCGGCCCCACCGAGAGTACGACGGACACGACTTACACGGCGACGATGGAGCCGATCGGAACACTCGAACGCGACTCCGTCCCCCAGAACTTCGTCGGCGGTTGGGGAGCCGCGGCCGACGTCATGACCGCCCTCGGACAGGGGGAGAAGATCGTTGCGGCCGAAGGTCCACAGTTCTGGTTCACCGGGTTCTACGACAAGCTCCCCGGTGTGTCCGTCCCAGATCCGGACTCACTCGACCGCGTCCTGACCGAAGACTGGGCTGTCCGAAAGGAGCTTCTGTACCAACTCGACCCGGACCTGCTCGCTACAGACCCGAACCGCTACATCGCGTACTACGGCAGCGACGAGGACGAGGTCGAAGAAATCCACGACACTATCGCGCCGTTCTTCGGGAACGTGAGCCGCCGCAAGAGGGGCGACGGATGGCCGAACTGGCCCGACGGCGAGTCGTATCCCTACTACACGATTCCGGAGTTCGTCGAGCGCTACGGCGAACTGTTTCGGGCGTCTGAGCGCGCGACGGCGCTCAACGAGTTCTATCGAACGGCTCAGGAGGAGATGCGCTCACGGGTCCCGTCGGACTCGGACAAGCCGACCGTCACCGTCTTGAACGCACGGAACAACCCCGAGACTGCGGAAGGCTTCACCGTATACAACCCCTACACGGGGTTCGAGAAGACGTACGGGAAGAAGCAGTACCGTGACATGGAGATCGTCGACGCGTTCGACGGGAAGTACGACGGGCAGTCGGGCATAACCATTGGATACGAAGGGCTTCTGGAGGCCGACCCCGACATTATCATCCTCCACTTCGCCGTAAACTACCGTGACTGGGACGGGAAGGACGCCACGCAAGCGACTGTCGAGGAGCTACGAAGCAGTTCTCTGGGCCAGAAACTCACGGCCGTTCAAGAAGATAACGTCTTCGTCGGCGGAACGCCGTATCAGGGCCCGATTATCAACCTCTTCCAGACGGAGATGCTCGGCAAGCAACTCTATCCCGACGAATTCGGCGAGTGGCCGGGCGATGTGACCGACGATCGGCTCCCCGACGTACCAGAGGAAGAGCAGTTGTTCGACCGTGACACGCTCGCGGAGATCATCACGGGGGACAACTGA